One part of the Ruegeria sp. AD91A genome encodes these proteins:
- a CDS encoding FIST N-terminal domain-containing protein, with amino-acid sequence MRDLEHEPNFIAIGRSVDLDPTTAVEEACAEIDCLLSCFVLAFIPSTLDPVEVSRCLNRKLAGVPVFGCTTAGQITRSGYESHALLLLAFPKSNFRCSSILFESLRPLNSTETAATAQRLAERFRHTAGWNRLALVFTDGLSKQEDLLVSTLETVLDGLPIFGGSAGDGLQYEETFVFHGGKAHNNAAVLLLIETNLGFQGIGFDHFLPIGSEIIITDANPEERVVYEINGAPAAQEYARLVGCAAEDLSPLVFAENPLLLRQNLNYYVRAIREPMEGGSLSFLAAIDDGLIMTLGRGKEIIETLKAGLNVRDNTGTAPDFILGFDCILRKLEIEQKQLSKQVSDVLQSHRVVGFNTYGEQQSGVHMNQTFVGVAFFEPEKRDLS; translated from the coding sequence ATGCGGGATCTGGAGCATGAACCGAATTTCATTGCGATTGGCCGTTCCGTTGACTTGGACCCGACGACCGCTGTTGAAGAAGCCTGCGCGGAAATCGATTGCCTGCTGTCTTGCTTTGTCCTGGCCTTTATTCCCAGCACTCTTGATCCAGTCGAAGTGTCGCGTTGCCTGAACAGGAAACTCGCGGGTGTTCCTGTTTTCGGCTGTACCACGGCAGGACAAATCACGCGGTCGGGTTATGAATCGCATGCGCTTTTGCTGCTGGCCTTTCCGAAGTCCAACTTTCGATGCTCGTCCATTTTGTTCGAATCGCTCAGACCGCTCAATTCAACGGAAACCGCTGCCACAGCGCAGCGACTGGCCGAAAGATTCCGCCATACGGCGGGGTGGAACAGGCTGGCGCTGGTTTTTACGGATGGATTGTCTAAGCAGGAAGACTTGTTGGTCTCAACGCTGGAAACCGTACTGGATGGATTGCCGATATTTGGCGGTTCTGCCGGGGATGGCCTTCAATATGAAGAGACGTTCGTTTTTCACGGTGGCAAGGCGCACAACAATGCTGCCGTCCTGTTGTTGATTGAAACCAACCTTGGTTTTCAGGGCATAGGTTTTGATCATTTCCTGCCCATCGGATCAGAGATCATCATCACCGACGCCAACCCGGAAGAACGCGTGGTTTATGAGATAAACGGGGCACCGGCGGCGCAGGAATATGCCCGATTGGTCGGGTGCGCTGCCGAGGATCTTTCGCCACTGGTATTTGCAGAAAACCCTCTGCTTCTCAGGCAAAACCTCAACTACTATGTACGTGCCATTCGTGAACCGATGGAGGGGGGGTCCCTATCCTTTCTCGCGGCGATTGATGACGGTCTGATCATGACACTGGGGCGTGGGAAGGAGATCATTGAAACGCTCAAAGCTGGGCTGAATGTGCGCGACAACACCGGAACCGCCCCGGATTTCATTCTTGGGTTCGACTGTATTCTGCGAAAACTGGAAATCGAACAGAAACAGTTGAGCAAACAGGTTTCGGATGTTTTGCAATCTCACCGGGTGGTTGGCTTCAATACCTACGGAGAACAGCAATCCGGCGTGCATATGAACCAGACCTTTGTGGGGGTCGCTTTCTTTGAGCCCGAGAAGCGAGACCTGAGCTGA